In Halogeometricum sp. S1BR25-6, a single genomic region encodes these proteins:
- a CDS encoding aryl-sulfate sulfotransferase, giving the protein MTDERRRLPSRTSARRGLRLAVLALIALTLLSAGVSFLTYDPVDAAGGAAVNEPTGAAADTGVGAPRVVATVDGVGPGQIVAYDADGRVVYRNDSLTLYHDVDPTPGTDRTVTYVASDVAAVDACAGEACLRNVIERVNLTTGEVTRVYERVHRRNGSTQIHDVDRVNDSTFLVADISYPDRVYMVNVTTGETVWQWRASEAFAPESGGSYPADWTHVNDVEMLPDGRVMVNLRNQDQVVFIEPGEGVQSNWTLGADGKHGVLFEAHNPDYIPESRGGPAVVVADSENNRLVEFQRTDGSWTRSWTWRDTTLQWPRDADRLPSGRTLVADSHGERLLSVRPNGAIAWSKRFPTGSYDVELLGTGDESAGGSSAAQLNLRSRRPSSLVRDGNTSMRGAAVGPSLAATPPVNAALGDGESVGARLAGAAGPAVEYVRYSLVSVVSPRVLHGLLYVLPPWVSPLDVTLALGTGVVGALWAVTAATMRFSLRGRPRSE; this is encoded by the coding sequence ATGACCGACGAGCGACGCCGCCTCCCGAGTCGCACGTCGGCGCGTCGGGGACTTCGCCTCGCCGTGCTTGCTCTCATCGCTCTCACGCTGCTGTCCGCCGGCGTCTCGTTCCTGACGTACGACCCCGTCGACGCCGCCGGGGGCGCGGCCGTGAACGAACCTACCGGCGCCGCCGCCGACACCGGCGTCGGCGCCCCTCGCGTCGTCGCCACCGTCGACGGCGTGGGTCCGGGTCAGATCGTCGCCTACGACGCCGACGGACGGGTCGTCTACCGGAACGACTCGCTGACGCTGTACCACGACGTCGACCCGACGCCCGGAACGGACCGAACGGTGACGTACGTCGCCTCCGACGTGGCCGCCGTCGACGCCTGCGCGGGCGAGGCCTGCCTGCGGAACGTCATCGAGCGGGTGAACCTCACCACCGGCGAGGTGACCCGGGTGTACGAACGCGTCCACCGGCGCAACGGGTCGACGCAGATACACGACGTCGACCGGGTGAACGACTCGACGTTCCTCGTCGCCGACATCAGCTACCCCGACCGGGTGTACATGGTGAACGTCACGACGGGCGAAACCGTCTGGCAGTGGCGCGCCTCGGAGGCGTTCGCCCCCGAGAGCGGCGGGAGCTACCCCGCCGACTGGACGCACGTCAACGACGTGGAGATGCTCCCGGACGGCCGCGTCATGGTGAACCTCCGGAACCAGGACCAAGTCGTGTTCATCGAACCCGGCGAGGGGGTGCAGTCCAACTGGACGCTCGGCGCCGACGGTAAGCACGGCGTCCTCTTCGAGGCGCACAACCCCGACTACATCCCCGAGTCGCGGGGCGGCCCGGCCGTCGTCGTCGCCGACTCGGAGAACAACCGCCTCGTCGAGTTTCAACGGACGGACGGGTCGTGGACGCGGAGTTGGACGTGGCGGGACACGACCCTCCAGTGGCCGCGGGACGCGGACCGCCTTCCCTCCGGCCGGACGCTCGTCGCCGACTCGCACGGCGAACGCCTCCTGAGCGTCCGACCGAACGGCGCTATCGCGTGGTCGAAGCGGTTCCCCACCGGGAGTTACGACGTGGAGCTTCTCGGCACGGGCGACGAGAGCGCCGGCGGGAGCAGCGCGGCGCAACTTAACCTCCGGTCCCGGCGGCCGAGTTCGCTCGTCCGGGACGGGAATACCTCGATGCGGGGCGCGGCGGTGGGTCCGTCGCTCGCCGCGACGCCCCCGGTGAACGCCGCCTTGGGTGACGGAGAGTCGGTCGGCGCTCGACTGGCCGGAGCGGCCGGGCCCGCGGTCGAGTACGTCCGCTACTCGCTCGTCTCCGTCGTTTCGCCCCGCGTCCTCCACGGTCTTCTGTACGTCCTCCCGCCGTGGGTGTCGCCACTCGACGTGACGCTCGCGCTCGGAACGGGAGTCGTCGGCGCGCTCTGGGCTGTCACGGCCGCGACGATGCGGTTCTCCTTGCGCGGCCGGCCCCGTTCGGAGTGA
- a CDS encoding phosphoadenosine phosphosulfate reductase family protein, whose translation MTPSFPSYVTLDYDAGCGESADDYPTLEDKMGKAVEVTREALEQYERPAVMWTGGKDSTVVLYVVREVAAEMGVDVPPVVFIDHFEHFPETVAFVERWTDAWDLDLVVAKNEDFVRLGAAPGDEIPLADLSETNRRELERLEYEGETLTLDADSFEGNHLLKTVALNDVISEHEFDGIFSGVRWDEQESRADETFFSPRHDSEKYPPHDRVHSILQFEEADVWAAFWNYIVPDATHGYPTGHAPENVEDFPEGIEAADVPVSPKYFEGFRSLGTESGSAKSDDRPAWVQDLGASKEREGRAQDKEDLMGRLRDLGYM comes from the coding sequence ATGACTCCCTCTTTCCCCTCGTACGTGACGCTCGACTACGACGCCGGCTGCGGCGAGAGCGCCGACGACTACCCGACGCTCGAAGACAAGATGGGCAAGGCCGTCGAGGTGACGCGCGAAGCCCTCGAACAGTACGAGCGACCCGCCGTCATGTGGACCGGCGGGAAGGACTCCACCGTCGTTCTCTACGTCGTCCGCGAAGTCGCGGCCGAGATGGGCGTCGACGTCCCGCCCGTCGTGTTCATCGACCACTTCGAGCACTTCCCCGAAACCGTCGCGTTCGTCGAGCGCTGGACCGATGCGTGGGACCTCGACCTCGTGGTCGCCAAGAACGAGGACTTCGTCCGCCTCGGGGCCGCCCCCGGCGACGAGATACCCCTCGCGGACCTCTCGGAGACGAACCGCCGCGAACTCGAACGCCTGGAGTACGAGGGGGAGACCCTCACCCTCGACGCCGACTCATTCGAGGGGAACCACCTGCTGAAGACGGTGGCGCTGAACGACGTGATATCGGAACACGAGTTCGACGGTATCTTCTCCGGCGTCCGCTGGGACGAACAGGAGTCCCGCGCCGACGAGACGTTCTTCTCGCCGCGGCACGACTCCGAGAAGTACCCGCCGCACGACCGCGTCCACTCCATCCTCCAGTTCGAGGAGGCCGACGTCTGGGCGGCGTTCTGGAACTACATCGTCCCCGACGCGACCCACGGCTACCCGACGGGTCACGCCCCCGAGAACGTCGAGGACTTCCCCGAGGGAATCGAGGCGGCGGACGTCCCCGTCTCGCCGAAGTACTTCGAGGGGTTCCGCTCGCTCGGCACCGAGTCGGGGTCGGCGAAGTCCGACGACCGCCCGGCGTGGGTGCAGGACCTCGGCGCGAGCAAGGAGCGGGAGGGCCGCGCGCAGGACAAAGAGGACCTGATGGGTCGCCTGCGCGACCTCGGCTACATGTAA
- a CDS encoding diphthine--ammonia ligase gives MTESGDWVGLFSGGKDSSWALYRALEAGLNVTRLLTVHPGEDSESYMYHVPATHLASLAAESVGIDLVEVTPEDLGATDATDSGEQGDAELEPLEAALRDLSSDLNLAGVTAGAIESEFQTNRIQAMCDRLDIDLFAPLWRENPRELGEAMLDAGFEITIVQVAAHGLDESWLGRTLDREALDELVELQERYGVHPLGEGGEFETFVTDAPHMSRPIELEYETVWEGTRGRIDVTDARLGERAGAGKNENEDEA, from the coding sequence ATGACCGAATCCGGCGACTGGGTCGGCCTCTTCTCCGGCGGCAAGGACTCCTCGTGGGCGCTCTACCGCGCGCTGGAGGCGGGATTGAACGTCACCCGACTGCTGACCGTCCACCCCGGCGAGGACTCCGAGTCCTACATGTACCACGTCCCGGCGACGCATCTCGCGTCGCTGGCGGCCGAGAGCGTCGGCATCGACCTCGTGGAGGTGACGCCCGAGGACCTCGGAGCGACGGACGCGACGGACTCGGGCGAACAGGGCGACGCCGAACTCGAACCGCTCGAAGCGGCGCTTCGGGACCTCTCTTCGGACCTCAACCTCGCGGGCGTCACCGCCGGCGCCATCGAGAGCGAGTTCCAGACGAACCGCATCCAGGCGATGTGCGACCGCCTCGACATCGACCTGTTCGCGCCGCTCTGGCGGGAGAACCCCCGCGAACTCGGCGAGGCGATGCTCGACGCCGGGTTCGAGATCACAATCGTGCAGGTCGCGGCGCACGGTCTCGACGAGTCGTGGCTCGGCCGAACGCTCGACCGGGAGGCGCTGGACGAACTGGTCGAACTGCAGGAGCGCTACGGCGTCCACCCCCTCGGCGAAGGCGGCGAGTTCGAGACGTTCGTCACGGACGCCCCGCACATGTCCCGCCCCATTGAACTGGAGTACGAGACGGTCTGGGAGGGGACGCGCGGCCGCATCGACGTGACGGACGCGCGACTCGGCGAGCGAGCGGGTGCGGGTAAAAACGAGAACGAAGACGAAGCGTAG
- a CDS encoding glutaredoxin family protein: MTFQPGSDLSDEEIRERVDDLIESNEVVLFMKGNRLMPQCGYSARAVELLGKHREEFETVDVLPALDAYRAALNEHSGWETIPQAYVEGEFVGGSDILSELDERGELGETVSA, encoded by the coding sequence ATGACGTTCCAACCCGGCAGCGATCTGTCCGACGAGGAGATCCGAGAGCGCGTCGACGACCTCATCGAGTCGAACGAGGTGGTGCTGTTCATGAAGGGCAACCGTCTGATGCCGCAGTGCGGCTACTCCGCCCGCGCGGTCGAACTCCTCGGCAAGCACCGCGAGGAGTTCGAGACGGTGGACGTCCTCCCCGCCCTCGACGCCTACCGCGCCGCCCTGAACGAACACAGCGGCTGGGAGACCATCCCGCAGGCGTACGTCGAAGGGGAGTTCGTCGGGGGGAGCGACATCCTCTCGGAACTCGACGAGCGCGGCGAACTCGGCGAGACCGTCTCGGCCTAA
- the gfcR gene encoding transcriptional regulator GfcR, with translation MKNVDDLIESAAELADRGLSKGEIADELNVSRETASWLVDRSGASSPERAATATETSGPQDIHVDWSAIGRDSKRMGYVARAMSDLLEGEGDEVDLTIGIEKAGVPLATVVAQELDTDLGTYAPAKHQWEEGDMDDLGGSFSRNFSEIRDRQCYVVDDTVTSGTTMKETIDAIREEGGRPVACVVIVDKQGLEEIDDVPVYSLIDVVGVGRE, from the coding sequence ATGAAGAACGTCGATGATCTCATCGAGAGCGCGGCAGAGCTCGCGGACCGCGGGTTGTCGAAGGGGGAAATCGCGGACGAACTGAACGTCTCGCGGGAGACGGCCAGTTGGCTCGTCGACCGCAGCGGCGCGTCGAGCCCAGAGCGGGCGGCGACCGCGACCGAGACGAGCGGTCCGCAGGACATCCACGTCGACTGGAGCGCCATCGGCCGGGACTCGAAACGCATGGGGTACGTCGCGCGCGCGATGTCAGACCTGTTGGAGGGGGAAGGCGACGAGGTCGACCTCACCATCGGTATCGAGAAGGCGGGGGTGCCGCTGGCGACCGTCGTCGCGCAGGAACTCGACACCGACCTCGGGACGTACGCGCCCGCGAAGCACCAGTGGGAGGAAGGGGACATGGACGACCTGGGCGGGTCGTTCTCGCGGAACTTCTCGGAGATACGCGACCGCCAGTGCTACGTCGTCGACGACACCGTCACCTCGGGGACGACGATGAAAGAGACCATCGACGCCATCCGCGAGGAGGGCGGCCGTCCCGTCGCCTGCGTCGTCATCGTGGACAAACAGGGTCTCGAAGAGATAGACGACGTGCCCGTCTACTCGCTCATCGACGTGGTCGGCGTCGGCCGGGAGTAG
- a CDS encoding glucose 1-dehydrogenase, with the protein MRAIAVKQGENRPALVDKPRPTPSAGQALVRTLFVGVDGTDHEVIAGGHGGVPEGEDHLVLGHEAVGVVEDPNGTRFEAGDVVVPTVRRPPNGENEYFERGEPDMAPEGMYHERGILGAHGFMAEYFVSEEEFLVEVPASLADLGFLVEPVSIAEKAVELAYASRSSFTWEPEAGAVLGNGSLGLLTLALLRDKLGYERLYCLGRRDRPDPTIDIIEELGATYVDSRETPADRMSEAFEPMDFVFEATGYAKHAFESVHALAPNGVAALLGVPGPWEFEVDGGSLHNELVMQNKALVGSVNSHVRHFESAVDTLAELPPWFTDALVTNVYGLDEFASAFDDDDTTIKTAVQFGTYEERR; encoded by the coding sequence ATGAGAGCTATCGCAGTGAAGCAGGGCGAGAACCGTCCGGCGCTCGTGGACAAACCGCGTCCGACGCCGTCGGCGGGTCAAGCCCTCGTTCGCACCCTCTTCGTCGGCGTGGACGGCACCGACCACGAGGTCATCGCGGGCGGGCACGGCGGGGTCCCGGAGGGCGAAGACCACCTCGTCCTCGGCCACGAGGCCGTCGGCGTCGTCGAGGACCCGAACGGCACCCGGTTCGAGGCGGGCGACGTGGTCGTTCCGACGGTCCGGCGGCCGCCGAACGGCGAGAACGAGTACTTCGAGCGCGGCGAACCCGACATGGCGCCCGAGGGGATGTACCACGAACGCGGCATCCTCGGCGCGCACGGCTTCATGGCGGAGTACTTCGTGAGCGAGGAGGAGTTTCTCGTGGAGGTTCCGGCGTCGCTCGCGGACCTCGGCTTTCTCGTCGAACCGGTATCCATCGCCGAGAAGGCGGTCGAACTCGCCTACGCCTCCCGGTCGAGTTTCACGTGGGAACCCGAGGCCGGGGCCGTCCTCGGCAACGGGAGCCTCGGACTGTTGACGCTGGCGCTCCTGCGCGACAAACTCGGGTACGAGCGCCTGTACTGTCTCGGCCGCCGGGACCGACCCGACCCGACCATTGACATCATCGAGGAACTCGGAGCGACGTACGTCGACTCCCGCGAGACGCCCGCCGACCGGATGTCGGAGGCGTTCGAGCCGATGGACTTCGTCTTCGAGGCGACGGGCTACGCGAAACACGCCTTCGAGAGCGTCCACGCCCTCGCGCCGAACGGCGTCGCGGCGCTCCTCGGCGTCCCCGGCCCGTGGGAGTTCGAGGTGGACGGCGGGTCGCTGCACAACGAACTCGTCATGCAGAACAAGGCGCTCGTCGGGAGCGTCAACTCGCACGTGCGCCACTTCGAGTCGGCCGTCGACACGCTGGCGGAACTCCCGCCGTGGTTCACGGACGCCTTAGTCACGAACGTCTACGGCCTCGACGAGTTCGCGTCAGCGTTCGACGACGACGATACCACTATAAAAACTGCCGTTCAATTCGGTACGTATGAAGAACGTCGATGA
- a CDS encoding phosphoadenosine phosphosulfate reductase family protein, whose protein sequence is MPEGFPDYLDVDYTDGEGENPDDYPSIQDKIEKAIEVTKDGLEQYENPVVMWTGGKDSTLCLYFIKEVAEKHGYEVPPAVFIDHYQHFDEIHDFVDKWADEWDLEVIYARNEDVGAYVDEHGLEPGDDIPVDELSEHNQHHIRNLLEYEDDTFPFLLDTYVGNHLLKTVALNDALEEYDVDGVISGVRWDEQEARADETFFSPRHDPDIYPPHDRIQPILQFDEASVWDAFWNFVVPDTVEGYPDDGYVPQSADDLPNDLTQDDIPVSPKYFAGFRSLGSEVSTDKTTEEPAWLQDMENTTERAGRAQDKEDLMERLRDLGYM, encoded by the coding sequence ATGCCGGAAGGCTTCCCCGACTACCTCGACGTCGACTACACGGACGGCGAAGGAGAGAACCCCGACGACTATCCGTCCATCCAGGACAAAATAGAGAAAGCAATCGAGGTCACGAAGGACGGCCTCGAACAGTACGAGAACCCCGTCGTGATGTGGACGGGCGGAAAAGACTCCACGCTCTGTCTGTACTTCATCAAGGAGGTCGCAGAGAAGCACGGCTACGAGGTACCGCCGGCCGTCTTCATCGACCACTACCAGCACTTCGACGAGATTCACGACTTCGTCGACAAGTGGGCCGACGAGTGGGACCTCGAGGTCATCTACGCCCGCAACGAGGACGTCGGCGCCTACGTCGACGAACACGGCCTCGAACCCGGCGACGACATCCCCGTCGACGAACTCTCCGAGCACAACCAGCACCACATCCGCAACCTGCTGGAGTACGAGGACGACACGTTCCCGTTCCTGCTCGACACCTACGTCGGCAACCACCTCCTGAAGACGGTGGCGCTGAACGACGCCCTCGAAGAGTACGACGTCGACGGCGTCATCTCCGGCGTCCGCTGGGACGAACAGGAAGCCCGCGCCGACGAGACGTTCTTCTCGCCGCGGCACGACCCCGACATCTACCCGCCGCACGACCGCATTCAACCCATCCTCCAGTTCGACGAGGCGTCCGTCTGGGACGCGTTCTGGAACTTCGTCGTTCCGGACACCGTCGAGGGCTACCCCGACGACGGCTACGTTCCGCAGTCGGCCGACGACCTGCCGAACGACCTGACGCAGGACGACATCCCCGTCTCGCCGAAGTACTTCGCCGGCTTCCGCTCGCTGGGCAGCGAGGTGTCCACCGACAAGACCACCGAGGAACCGGCGTGGCTGCAGGACATGGAGAACACGACCGAGCGCGCGGGCCGCGCCCAGGACAAAGAGGACCTGATGGAACGCCTGCGCGACCTCGGCTACATGTGA
- a CDS encoding DUF7110 family protein codes for MSGRVFRLHSTLELPLEDVMEFFENDPDLPPEVEDVEVTRRNNTLILKAVAADDNLSKYTPTAQLKASVTENRVYEEEPPRAGAPRWGEEEEEIPSELVEFACFKGDRETVLQNTALQYPMFLVLRELAMIAEKGTLTAITEYDGELDATRIVEGEERPATIEVVENPSKGGSGGGGVNWRDNKFIS; via the coding sequence ATGTCAGGCCGCGTATTCCGACTCCACTCAACGCTCGAACTGCCACTCGAAGACGTCATGGAGTTCTTCGAGAACGACCCCGACCTCCCGCCGGAGGTCGAGGACGTGGAAGTCACCCGCCGGAACAACACGCTCATACTCAAGGCCGTCGCGGCCGACGACAACCTCAGCAAGTACACCCCGACGGCGCAACTCAAAGCGAGCGTCACCGAAAATCGGGTGTACGAGGAGGAACCACCTCGCGCGGGCGCCCCGCGGTGGGGCGAGGAGGAAGAGGAGATTCCCTCCGAACTCGTCGAGTTCGCGTGTTTCAAAGGCGACCGGGAGACGGTTCTCCAGAACACCGCCCTCCAGTACCCGATGTTCCTCGTGCTCCGCGAACTCGCGATGATCGCCGAAAAGGGGACGCTCACCGCCATCACCGAGTACGACGGTGAACTCGACGCCACGCGCATCGTCGAGGGCGAGGAGCGCCCGGCGACCATCGAAGTCGTCGAGAACCCCTCGAAGGGCGGGTCGGGCGGCGGCGGCGTCAACTGGCGCGACAACAAGTTCATCAGCTAA
- a CDS encoding helix-turn-helix domain-containing protein produces the protein MSVVLEFTLPSDSFPFGRSTSGDPSVRVQLERLVPLKESRIPFLWATGKAFDQFEQHLRDSAVVEHLEAVTRLGESVLYYVEWDTDKETFLNGLSEHDGAIMDAHGDSEWSFTVRFRSHADLTRFHQFYQAHNYPVHIDRVYAPDEASRTEYGFGLTPEQREALTMAVQEGYFSVPRETKLDEIADQLGISRQATSERVRRGAETVLRKSLIGLVAENFEPVDES, from the coding sequence ATGAGCGTCGTACTTGAGTTCACGCTCCCCTCGGATTCGTTTCCGTTCGGACGGTCCACGAGCGGGGACCCGAGCGTCCGAGTCCAACTCGAACGCCTCGTTCCTCTCAAAGAATCCCGCATCCCTTTCCTGTGGGCGACGGGCAAAGCGTTCGACCAGTTCGAACAGCACCTTCGAGACAGCGCCGTAGTCGAACATCTCGAGGCCGTCACGCGACTCGGCGAGAGCGTCCTCTATTACGTCGAGTGGGACACGGACAAGGAAACGTTTCTGAACGGTCTCAGCGAACACGACGGGGCGATCATGGACGCCCACGGCGATTCCGAGTGGTCGTTCACCGTTCGCTTCCGGAGCCACGCCGACTTGACGCGGTTTCATCAGTTCTATCAGGCCCACAACTACCCCGTTCACATCGACCGCGTGTACGCCCCCGACGAAGCCTCCCGGACGGAGTACGGCTTCGGCCTCACGCCCGAACAGCGCGAGGCGCTGACGATGGCTGTCCAAGAGGGCTACTTCTCCGTCCCCCGAGAGACGAAACTCGACGAGATCGCCGACCAGTTGGGCATCAGTAGACAAGCCACCTCCGAGCGCGTCCGGCGCGGAGCCGAAACGGTCCTCCGAAAATCGCTGATTGGTCTCGTCGCTGAGAATTTCGAGCCGGTCGACGAGTCGTGA
- the purB gene encoding adenylosuccinate lyase → MDDLSRSDPLAAVSPLDGRYAGRTEPLVPYASEAALMRARVRVEAKYLLALSDLDATPLSLSESERESVLALPEEFDGEDARLVKRLETEGAAGYAATNHDVKAVEYFIRTETDERVHPWIHFGLTSEDVNNLAQRLLAKPAVEDVLVPAVEDVRDELAALAREYRATPMLARTHGQPATPTTFGKEMAVYAARLGTQLGRVKEAAGELSGKLAGASGTYAAHVAAYPEVDWRAFSREFVEGLGLEHTALTTQVNPCDDLSTLFDALRGVDNVLLDLDRDVWLYVSQRYLGQETTEGETGSSTMPHKVNPIDFENSEGNLSKANSDLSFLADYVTNSRLQRDLSDSTVKRNIGSAFAHCLIGYGKTAAGLRKVVPNERVMREELEAHPELIGEAVQTILRREGDTEAYERVKELTRGRDVTLEDFRDLFDELDVEESVREELRALSPTTYVGLGEELVDEL, encoded by the coding sequence ATGGACGACCTCTCCCGCTCGGACCCGCTCGCCGCCGTGTCGCCCTTGGACGGCCGATACGCCGGTCGAACCGAACCGCTCGTTCCGTACGCCAGCGAGGCCGCCCTCATGCGCGCCCGCGTCCGCGTCGAGGCCAAGTACCTGCTGGCGCTCTCGGACCTCGACGCGACGCCGCTGTCGCTCTCCGAGTCGGAGCGCGAGTCGGTTCTGGCGCTCCCCGAGGAGTTCGACGGCGAGGACGCCCGCCTCGTGAAGCGCCTCGAAACCGAGGGCGCGGCGGGGTACGCCGCGACGAATCACGACGTGAAGGCCGTCGAGTACTTCATCCGGACGGAGACGGACGAGCGGGTCCACCCGTGGATTCACTTCGGACTCACGAGCGAGGACGTGAACAACCTCGCGCAGCGACTGCTCGCCAAGCCGGCCGTCGAGGACGTGCTCGTTCCGGCCGTCGAAGACGTCAGAGACGAACTCGCGGCCCTCGCCCGAGAGTACCGCGCGACGCCGATGCTCGCGCGGACGCACGGTCAGCCCGCGACGCCGACCACGTTCGGGAAAGAGATGGCCGTCTACGCTGCCCGACTCGGGACGCAACTCGGGCGCGTCAAGGAGGCGGCGGGGGAACTGTCGGGTAAACTCGCCGGCGCGTCGGGAACGTACGCGGCGCACGTCGCCGCCTACCCCGAGGTGGACTGGCGGGCGTTCTCCCGCGAGTTCGTCGAGGGCCTCGGCCTCGAACACACCGCGCTGACGACGCAGGTGAACCCCTGCGACGACCTCTCGACCCTGTTCGACGCCCTCCGCGGCGTCGACAACGTCCTCCTCGACCTGGACCGCGACGTGTGGCTGTACGTCTCCCAGCGCTACCTCGGACAGGAGACCACCGAGGGCGAGACGGGGTCGTCGACGATGCCGCACAAGGTGAACCCCATCGACTTCGAAAACAGCGAAGGAAACCTCTCGAAGGCCAACTCCGACCTCTCGTTTCTCGCGGACTACGTGACGAACTCCCGCCTCCAGCGGGACCTCTCGGACTCGACGGTCAAGCGGAATATCGGGTCGGCGTTCGCCCACTGTCTCATCGGCTACGGGAAGACGGCCGCCGGTCTCCGGAAGGTGGTGCCGAACGAGCGAGTCATGCGCGAAGAACTGGAAGCCCACCCCGAACTCATCGGCGAGGCGGTCCAGACCATCCTCCGGCGCGAGGGCGACACCGAGGCGTACGAGCGGGTGAAGGAACTCACGCGCGGACGCGACGTGACGTTGGAGGACTTCCGCGACCTGTTCGACGAACTCGACGTCGAGGAGTCCGTCCGCGAGGAGTTGCGGGCGCTGTCGCCGACGACGTACGTCGGACTCGGCGAGGAACTCGTGGACGAACTGTAG
- a CDS encoding DUF7344 domain-containing protein, translating into MRIEELTSDSVFRCLADERRRHILGYFRNNDGDTASFDDLVDYVTQREGQPTAPDRETVAIDLYHRHLPMLANYGVIDVDDRTESVRYTGDGKIEAVLGDEPGRSIRAPEAADD; encoded by the coding sequence ATGCGGATAGAAGAGCTCACCTCCGATTCGGTGTTCCGGTGCCTCGCAGACGAACGTCGACGGCACATCCTCGGCTACTTTCGGAACAACGACGGCGATACCGCATCGTTCGACGACCTCGTCGACTACGTGACCCAGCGGGAGGGACAGCCGACGGCACCGGACAGAGAGACCGTCGCCATCGACCTGTACCACCGCCATCTTCCGATGCTGGCCAACTACGGCGTTATCGACGTCGATGACCGAACCGAGAGCGTCCGGTACACCGGTGACGGAAAGATAGAGGCCGTGTTGGGTGACGAGCCCGGTCGGTCGATCCGTGCTCCAGAGGCGGCGGATGACTGA